From the genome of Solanum pennellii chromosome 6, SPENNV200:
attaatttttACTCGTAAAGTAGACATATTTGTCTGTTTCTTTGCGTTGGAGTTATTCCTCATTCATGCGgaggattgttgggttttaaaatgtgtgaatggaaaatgaagagttgtgacttttgtgaaaaattatgacttttatgaaaagttgtgacttttatgaaaggttgtgacctttccaaaagattgtgactttttcaaagatttgtgacctttccggtaaggcacaataagaattTTTTCACACTAccttttgttttatataaattgagggatttcctctcattttaatggAACCAATTTTTGGACTTCTTCTATTACTACTATTAAATCTAtcattctaagtgtactttactgtcgTCTAGTGGTTCACTGTCACTATGGTTTAGGTACCGATACACCAGTGAGTAAAATCGTTCTATCTTGGGAGGATATGTTCCATTAACCTCGGGTACTtgaggggaataattttcttaaggggacactatGCATTCAGTGGGGTCTagtcttctttaaaaaaaatattttgtatatcatTTCTAATTCTGCTTCTAATTTCTctaatagttttaattttctagttttgtAAATActctttaaactttgttttcttattaaGTTCTTTAAAGTTATTGTTTTAAGCATCTTacgaatacaagatgaacaacactCTGTGTGTTTGGTATTTGAATTTATAATACTAACTCTAGCTAATTGATTCTTCAAACCAATAACACGACAATTTTAATAagagaaactttcacatatagccacttaaaaataattaattactctctatatttatagtttgataattacaatttgtagctacatgttatatggaggagagaggcggcgagactgggagagagagaagagaggcgagagagagggtGAAAAGAATGGGAGAAAGGTGATTGTATacgtatattggttagataattgtttattatacatatacatttgtatatatggcaagcgagattgggagagggaggagagaggcgaacgAGAGAgtgcagagagtgggagagaggtaaattgtatatgtatataggtttaaaaattgtatattgtagatatgtatttgtatatcttggcgaattatacatatacaaatatgattaattatacgaactcgaagtcagcccaagtaattaatgtataatgttagtcgcgaatggtaattatagcaaattgTAGCTatgataagtaattaaataatataaatttgctTAGCCGcgtaattttttcctttttaagaaaGGTTAGTTGGTGAAGAATACAAGTGAACTCACAAATTGAAGAATCAAAAGTGAACTACTCCGAATTTAACATATGTTGTttttttaagcaaaaaaaaaaagtgatttatttgattttaacatatgttgtttttttaagcaaaaaaaaaagtgatttaTTTGATACTGTCCCAGCGTCTGTCAGATCAAAATCTATTAAACAAATACTTGTTTGGTCACAAGTTAGTAGTAGTCATGTTGCACTTTGTTGTATTTAATTTGACTTGCTTTTTAAGCTAAACTCAATAAAATTACtcaatgttttaaaattaaaatttatatattcaaaaattgtaggaaaaaaaatactagtTATAATATTTCTCATGTCaatttgatgaaatattttaaattattgatcAGTTACAATAgtttaattcttaaaaaaaaatagaacaattaattcttaaaaaaagaaaaaaaacaaacttagTCTTCACGTCGAGTCGATAGTGGATGCAGAcacgtttttttttaataaaaaaaatcattctgcAGATCTTTAGTactatataaacatattttcaattctatatatgtaaatataaaccAAACTTGTAATAATCTAATGGCTTTGATCTCAAGTTTGTGCATCTTTCTTTTGGTTACACACTTTGCCACACCAATTGTGTGCCATGAAAGAGTTGCCCTTTTTGTGTTCGGTGATTCGGTTTTCGATTCTGGAAATAATAAGTACATCAACGCCACTGCTGACTTGCAGGGAAGCAATTACTTTCCTTATGGAGAATCATTCTTTAAGTACCCTACTGGCAGGGCGTCTAATGGACGCCTCATTCCTGATTTTATCGGTAAATTTATTTGcttttctttgaaaattaatcaacttATATGCAAGCTGACTCGAACATAATTTTGCAGCTGAATATGCTAATTTGCCATTTATTCCGCCCTACTTTGAAATTGGGAAGAAACAATTGATTCATGGGGTAAACTTTGCATCAGCCGGTTCTGGTTGTTTGGCGGAAACTAGTGGTGCCATTGTAAGCGacaatatatgtatgtatatatatatatgtcctttattgtttgaattttaaatgtTGGTTTCCATTTGACAGGTTCTAAAAACTCAGTTgaagaattttgaaaatgtgATACAATTGTTGAAGAGGAAAATGGGGAAAACAGAGTCCCATAAAATCCTGGCAAATGctgtatatatttttagcaCTGGTAGCAATGATATGTTTGCCTCTTTAGTACCAAATTCGACTTTTCCATATTCCGATAGAGAATATCTACAGATGATTATGGGCAACTTGACTTCTGTTTTAAAGGTACTCTAATATTGATCTTTTCTGTTGATGTTATAGACAAGTTTGATGGTATTACAAGATaatattttgacaaaatttctgaaattgaattgaattgaattaataaatggACAAGGGATTAACTCGCGTTTAAATGAATGAATGCAACAGGGAGTTTATAAAGAAGGAGGGAGAAAGTTTGTGATGTTTAATTTGGGTCCATTAGGTTGTCTCCCTTTTATTAGGGTTCTCAACCTTCAAATTGGGGTTAAAAATGGAAGTTGCTTGGAGGAGGCCACAAACAAGGCGAAAATGTTTAATTCAGCTCTTCCAAAAATGCTCAAACAACTACAGAAGCAATTGCCTGGATTTAAGTATACAATATTCAACTTCTTCAAAGTATTTGCAGATAGCATTCATAATCCAACAAAATACGGTATCTTCTATCTCTTCGAACTCAAAATCAagtattttcatattcattcaaATTCTGTAGCAAAAAGTCCGCTAACAGAGTATGCAATGTTCATAACAAAATGAAACTATATATGTAGAGAAAACGCGTTAATGTGTTTAGTTGCTGTATACACAATGTTTCAATTTACTTAATTgtgattttgttttgtttaggTTTTACGATATCAGAGGTGGCTTGTTGTGGGACTGGTCCGTTTCGAGGGGTTCTTAGTTGTGGAGGGAAGAGGCAGGTAAAAGAGTATGAGTTATGTAAAAATGTGAAAGATTACTTGTTTTTCGACTCTGTTCATCCCACTGAACTGGCCTACCAACAATACGCTGCATTACTATGGAATGGAACTACAGATGTCGTAGCACCTCACAACCTAAAATCCTTTTTTGAAAGTTCGAACTCCAGATGTCCTAGCAGCTTAGAATTCCTACTATATATGAAGAATAAACAAcaatgtgaaatatgatgttAAGGAGCTTCATCTCTAGTAATTTTTCTGTTCTTGTAGATGATACTTCGATTTGATGAGATGACTAAGTTTTCATGATTGAACGAAGTCGAGAAatagataaaatcatggaatgtaaatatatttcagtcatataaatattatttgatttgggAAGAAAGTCATTGATATTAACAAAATATCCCATATTTGTGTGCATCTCATATCTTGTTCTTCTTAGTTTCTGTAGTCTGGCAGTCCTCTGCTAAAACAAAAGTTCcgaaaaattgaagaagaacaaCCATTTCTGCCTTCCTTTACATTTGAAGAAGACAGAAAACATGTTTGTTGATTGTTTTATCCTTTATAACCCGATTACTGTGTTTTCGCACAAGGAATGCAATTTCAGAGTGTTGAAGAATGAAAAAAGTTTCACATCCGTGATTAATGAGATAACAGGTCTCCTTATAAGACTTGGGCAATCCTTCTCATTTTGCTTTTACGAGATATCAAGTTTCCTCATATCATATACGAGAAAGAGTgatggagtttgaagaaggagGATATCGATTTCATCCAAGAGATTCAGAGTTAGTCACATTCCTTCTTAGGTTTAACGTTGGAAAAGATTTGTGTGACAATGGTTTTATTACGGAGTTTGATGTTTACAAACAAGAACCATGGGTAACTTATGGCTAATCCTTCTCGAAGTAGTAATGTGAGTACAACTGTTGTGGATGAACAGAAGTTGgtgttattcttacaataatctgtatttataaggttaataaacagaaacagaaataagatgaagcagaaaaatataaaatacaagaattaatccgagtccacagaaactactgtgtgtccttaagaaatttaatcccctcactgtacccaaggttatggattaatttctcccaagataaaacggattaaacctgttaaagaaatagcggtacctcaaacttctttaacttcaacgaacttaagaacagcaacaagtcacacagactcagtcgatcgacacttt
Proteins encoded in this window:
- the LOC107022851 gene encoding GDSL esterase/lipase 5-like, encoding MALISSLCIFLLVTHFATPIVCHERVALFVFGDSVFDSGNNKYINATADLQGSNYFPYGESFFKYPTGRASNGRLIPDFIAEYANLPFIPPYFEIGKKQLIHGVNFASAGSGCLAETSGAIVLKTQLKNFENVIQLLKRKMGKTESHKILANAVYIFSTGSNDMFASLVPNSTFPYSDREYLQMIMGNLTSVLKGVYKEGGRKFVMFNLGPLGCLPFIRVLNLQIGVKNGSCLEEATNKAKMFNSALPKMLKQLQKQLPGFKYTIFNFFKVFADSIHNPTKYGFTISEVACCGTGPFRGVLSCGGKRQVKEYELCKNVKDYLFFDSVHPTELAYQQYAALLWNGTTDVVAPHNLKSFFESSNSRCPSSLEFLLYMKNKQQCEI